A stretch of Aureispira sp. CCB-E DNA encodes these proteins:
- the rpmF gene encoding 50S ribosomal protein L32 — MAHPKSRISKQRKRKRRTHYKITAPHVVSCSNCGAPTLRHRICEACGSYRGRTILNKTEPVVEDVENTIDDVEVED; from the coding sequence ATGGCACATCCGAAGAGTAGAATATCAAAGCAGCGTAAACGCAAACGTCGTACTCACTACAAGATTACAGCTCCTCATGTTGTTAGTTGTAGTAACTGTGGTGCTCCTACATTGAGACACCGTATCTGTGAAGCTTGCGGTTCTTACCGTGGTCGTACAATCCTTAACAAAACAGAACCTGTTGTAGAGGACGTTGAAAACACAATCGACGACGTAGAAGTAGAAGATTAG